A genomic segment from Mustela lutreola isolate mMusLut2 chromosome 15, mMusLut2.pri, whole genome shotgun sequence encodes:
- the LOC131816170 gene encoding conserved oligomeric Golgi complex subunit 2-like, which yields MERSRMNLPKGPDTLCFDKDEFMKEDFDVDHFVSDCRKRVQLEELRGYLELYYKLLKIAMVELINKDYADFVNLSTNLVGMNKALNELSVPLGQLREVLSLRSPVSEGIRAVDKRMCKQEDIRKKKRIAHITAMLQQALGGLLLEGLQTSNVDIIRHCLQTYATIDKTRDAEALVGQVLVKPYMDEVIVEQIVESHPDGLKIMYANKLLEFVPHHCRLLREVTGGAISSPQLSHLPRALQPS from the exons gaagatttcgacgtcgatcactttgtgtctgactgtaggaagcgtgtccagctggaggaactaagaggatatctggaactctactataaacttcttaaaatagccatggtcgagctcatcaacaaggattatgcagattttgtcaacctttccacaaacttg GTTGGCATGAACAAAGCCCTCAAtgaactttctgtgcctttgggacagttacgagaagttctg agtctcaggtcaccagtcagtgaaggaattcgggcagtagataaacgaatgtgtaaacaagaggacataaggaagaaaaag cgtatagcccacattacggccatgctgcagcaggccctgggaggcctgctgctagaagggcttcagacttccaatgtggatATCATACGGCACTGCCTCCAGACTTACGCTACaattgacaagacacgggatgcagaggcgttagttggtcaagtactggtgaaaccgtacatggatgag gtgattgtagagcagattgttgagtctcatccggacggcctgaagatcatgtatgctaataagctcctggagttcgttcctcaccactgccgccttcttcgagaggtcacaggaggagccatctcaag ccctcagctgtcccacctgcccagagctctgcagccttcctga